The stretch of DNA GACCGAGGCGCAGAGCCGAGCCATCCCCCAGCAGCGGCGGCAGGAAGGTAGGAAAGGAGTTCGTCTCATTGCTCCAGCCGTCCTCGAAGGTCAGGGTGGGATCGATCTCCAGGAGCTCGCCGGAACCGGGGTCGCCATAGTGCAGCGGCTCCAGACCGACGTGCACGGCCTGGGAGCCGTCGCCGTAGTCGAAGACCTTGGCGAAGACGGTGCGCTCCTCCGGCAGCTCCCACCGCTCCTCCTCGGCCCCAGCGGTTCCCGCGGGAACCAGGGCCGTGAAGAAGAGCAGCAGGACCACCAGGCCGAGATCCGCTCCTCTTCGGAGGCTGAACGATTGCGCTTCGATGTGACGTACGGTGTGGGCACTCATGATCTTGTCCCTCCCTGGTTCTGATGAGGCCGTCGGGACCAGGCCCCAAACGGCGATGCAAAGAGGGATTGCAAGGTGGTGACCACCGATGCCAGCCTCCTCCCAACCCGGAGAATGCCGGCGGAGAGACAAGACAAATTTGTTGTACTGAGACCTCTCAGGAAGGGCAAAGCCCTGATTCCAGGGCAGTTGGGCTCCGCAGCTCACCCAGAGAGCGAGACATTCGACCGCAGCGGGCCTCCGCCGGGCGCTTCAGAACCTTCGCAAGGGTTCTGCGGCCTCTCTCAGCTTTGAGAGACCACCCATCTCAGCTTTGAGAGAGGCGTGCTATGTTCGTCGCCTTCGGGGCCGCCCCGTTTGCGGGCTCCGACGTGACCATGCCATTCCGCCTTCTCCTCCACCTCGACCGCCGCATCGTCCGCCGTCCTCTGCTCGCCGGTCCCTACGAGCTCGGCTCCGGGAGCCTGCGCTCGGGGCCCGGTGGCGTGGGGGTGGACGTGCAGGTGCGGCACCCCAGCGTCTCCCGACGCCACGCATTGCTGGTAGTGGAGGACGGCACGGTGCGGGTGGAGGATCTGGGCTCGCGCAACGGCACCTGGGTGGACGGCCGGCGAATCCACGAGGCGGTGATGGTGGAGCCCGGGATGGAGGTCCGCTTCGGGTCGGTCCAGGGGGAGCTGGAGGCCGCCACGGAGGAAGATCTCGAGGCGGCGGTGGATCTCTCCCTGCCGCCGGCGGCCCGTTCCGATTCCGGAGCTACGGCGGCGAAGCCGCTCGATGAGCGAGCCGATGCGTCGTCCACCGAACAGGCAGATCGAACCGGCGGCACCCACGCCCCCACCACCGCCTCTCTGGCCCCGGCCCAGGCCTTCTTCACCACCGAGCTGCCGGAGTTGCTGGCGACGCTGGCGGGCAAGAACCGCCTGCAGGCAGCCCAGGCGGTGGGAGCGGCCCTCTTCCGCCGGCTGCCCTGCACCGAGCTGGAAATCGCCGAGGTGGTGGGAGAGCGCCCGGCCCTCCTCTTCTCCGGCCGCCGGGACCTAGACGACGAAGAGGCACGGGAAGACGCCCTGTTACCAGTCGAGGTCCGGCGCGGAGGGCTTCGGGTGCGGGCGGGTTTCCTCCAAGCCGGGGTCGCCCGCAGCTGCGGGGCCGTGCTGGAGACAGCCCTGCACTTGCTCCACCTCTGCGGCGAAGATCTCCGGCGACCGCCGGAGCCAAGAGCCCGAAAGCTCGACGCCGGTGAGGAGGCTCCCCTCCCAGAACCGCCGACCCTGGAACCGGCGGTGCAGGAGATCTACCGCCAAGCCCGCCGCGTCGCCCGCGGCGAGGTGGGGGTGTTGATTCGCGGTGAGTCCGGCACCGGCAAGGAAGTCCTGGCGCGCTTCCTCCACGCCGCCTCCCGGCGCGCCCAGGGCCCGTTCGTCACCCTCAACTGCGCCGCTCTCCCCGGGGATCTGCTGGAATCCGAGCTCTTCGGCATCGAGCGCGGGGTGGCCACCGGCGTCGAGGCTCGGCCGGGGAAATTCGAAGCCGCCGACGGCGGCACCCTCTTCCTGGACGAGATCGGCGACATGGCGGTGACCACCCAGGCGAAGATCTTGCGGGTGCTTCAGGAGGGGGAAGTGCACCGTCTCGGCGGCACCGTGGCCCGGCCGGCGAGGGCGCGGATCCTCGCCGCCACCCACCAGGACCTAGAGTCCATGCTCGCCGCCGGGGGCTTCCGCGCCGATCTCTACCACCGCATCGCCGGCTGGGAAGTGACCCTGCCGCCGCTGCGCCGCCGCCGCCGGGACATCCCCAATCTCGCCGCCTACTTCCTGCAACAAGAAGCGCAGAAAGCCGGCGTGCGGCCGGCGGGTATTTCCCGCGCCGCCGTCCAGGCCCTCCTGGCCTACTCCTGGCCCGGCAATATCCGCCAGCTGGCGACAGAGATCGCCCGCGCCGCCCTCTTCCTCGGGGACGATGAGCTCCTCGACACCGCCCTCCTGCAGCCGCACATCGCCAGCAGCTCCGGGGCCGCTACCGGCACGGGGTTGAAGGCGACGCTGGAGACGGTGGAGCGGGAGGAGATCCAGCTCGCTCTGGAGGCCACCGGAGGCAGCGTGCCCCAGGCCGCCGAGCGGCTGGACGTGGCGGTGTCGACGCTCTATCGGCGCATGAAGGCTCTAGGTCTGAGCGCCGACGATTCTGAAGAAAGTTAGGGACTCTGCTAGAGAGAGGCCAGGAAGCGGTGAACGAAGTGCACCGACACCGAGCCCTCGCCGGTGGCGGAGGCCACCCGCTTCACCGAGCCGCTGCGCACGTCGCCGGCGGCGAAGACCCCGGGCACGTTGGTCTCCAGCAGAAAGGGCGGGCGCTCCAGGGGCCAGCCCGCCAGGTGGCTCGCCTGGAGGTCGGGACCGGTGAGGACGAAGCCGCGGGAATCCCGGGCCACCAGGTCGCCGAGCCACTCGGTATGGGGAGCGGCGCCGATGAACACGAAGAGCATGCGGGCCGGGATCGTCTCGGTGTCCCCGGAATCCCGCTGGCGTAGGGTCAGCTCTTCCAGACGATCACCGCCGTGGCAGGCGGTGATCTCGGTGCCCAGCCGCACCTCGATGACCTCGCTGGCCTCGATGCGCTCCACCAGGTAGTGGCTCATCTTCGCCGCCAGCGAATCGCCGCGCACCACCATCACCACCTTCGTCGCATACTCGGCGAAGAACATCGCCGCCTGCCCTGCGGAATTGCCGGCGCCGACGATGTAGACCACCTCGTCCTGGCAGCTGATGGCCTCGCTCATGGCGGCGCCGTAATAAATGCCGCGGCCGGAGAGCTCCTCTGCTCCCTCCGCCGGCAGCCGCCGCCAGGCGACGCCCATGGCCAGCATCAGGGCGTGGCAGGCGATCTCCTGGCCGCTGTCCAGCACCAGGCGCTTGTAGGGACCGTCCACCCGCAGCTCCTCCACCCGCTGGGGCGTTAGCAGCTCCACGCCGAAGCGTCGGGCCTGTACCACCGCCCGCCGTGCCAGGTCCGCGCCGGAGAGGCCGGCGGGAAAGCCCAGGTAATTCTCGATGCGACTGGAAGTACCCGCCTGGCCTCCCGGCGCCTCCCCTTCCACCAACACCGTGTTGAGGCCTTCGGAGGCACCGTAGACCGCCGACGCCAGCCCCGCCGGGCCGCCGCCGACGATGGCCAGCTGGTAGAACGGCCGCTGGGCTTCGGTCTTCAGGCCCACGTGCTCCGCCAGCTGACTCGGGGTGGGGCGCTCCAGCCGCTCA from Acidobacteriota bacterium encodes:
- a CDS encoding sigma 54-interacting transcriptional regulator, which gives rise to MFVAFGAAPFAGSDVTMPFRLLLHLDRRIVRRPLLAGPYELGSGSLRSGPGGVGVDVQVRHPSVSRRHALLVVEDGTVRVEDLGSRNGTWVDGRRIHEAVMVEPGMEVRFGSVQGELEAATEEDLEAAVDLSLPPAARSDSGATAAKPLDERADASSTEQADRTGGTHAPTTASLAPAQAFFTTELPELLATLAGKNRLQAAQAVGAALFRRLPCTELEIAEVVGERPALLFSGRRDLDDEEAREDALLPVEVRRGGLRVRAGFLQAGVARSCGAVLETALHLLHLCGEDLRRPPEPRARKLDAGEEAPLPEPPTLEPAVQEIYRQARRVARGEVGVLIRGESGTGKEVLARFLHAASRRAQGPFVTLNCAALPGDLLESELFGIERGVATGVEARPGKFEAADGGTLFLDEIGDMAVTTQAKILRVLQEGEVHRLGGTVARPARARILAATHQDLESMLAAGGFRADLYHRIAGWEVTLPPLRRRRRDIPNLAAYFLQQEAQKAGVRPAGISRAAVQALLAYSWPGNIRQLATEIARAALFLGDDELLDTALLQPHIASSSGAATGTGLKATLETVEREEIQLALEATGGSVPQAAERLDVAVSTLYRRMKALGLSADDSEES
- a CDS encoding FAD-dependent oxidoreductase, which translates into the protein MDQPVILAVDDDPQVLRAVARDLRRHYGEDYRIIRAGSGDEALEVLEALAKKEQPLALVLSDQRMPQMDGVSLLGKTRERFPKAKRALLTAYADTEAAIDAINRSQVDYYLLKPWDPPEQRLYPVLDDLLTDWRSGYRPGFGGLRIVGDRWSPESHALRDFLARNQVPYEFLDVEGNTEARELAGGASGNGSEGGPDGAANEGVQPELPVVLLPGGERLERPTPSQLAEHVGLKTEAQRPFYQLAIVGGGPAGLASAVYGASEGLNTVLVEGEAPGGQAGTSSRIENYLGFPAGLSGADLARRAVVQARRFGVELLTPQRVEELRVDGPYKRLVLDSGQEIACHALMLAMGVAWRRLPAEGAEELSGRGIYYGAAMSEAISCQDEVVYIVGAGNSAGQAAMFFAEYATKVVMVVRGDSLAAKMSHYLVERIEASEVIEVRLGTEITACHGGDRLEELTLRQRDSGDTETIPARMLFVFIGAAPHTEWLGDLVARDSRGFVLTGPDLQASHLAGWPLERPPFLLETNVPGVFAAGDVRSGSVKRVASATGEGSVSVHFVHRFLASL